From a region of the Georgenia yuyongxinii genome:
- a CDS encoding AGE family epimerase/isomerase codes for MVAAPTTDWLDAEGDALLAFAAGARTPLGFGALDTAGHVPEPRRAELWITCRMTHVFALGALRGRPGCAALADHGVAALTTTFADAEHGGWFTAVEQADGGTHLSDGGPHPGTTVHPAPGDGERKAAYPHAFVLLAAASATAASRPGAAALLDQACAVQDAHFWAEDEGMVRESWDRAFAVEEAYRGVNANMHTVEAYLAAADITGEDRWLDRALRITRRVVDGFARAHAWRLPEHFTPAWEPTLDHHRDDPAHPFRPYGATIGHWLEWARLTLHLRAALTARHRPTEAWMLEAPRALFAAATAEGWAADGAAGFVYTVDFDGAPVVRQRMHWVVCEAIGAAAALHTATGEADYALWYATWWDYARRHLIEAPGRWHHELAPDNTPAAGTWAGRPDVYHAYQATLVPRLPLAPALAPAVAAGLLA; via the coding sequence ATGGTCGCCGCGCCCACGACCGACTGGCTCGACGCCGAGGGAGACGCGCTCCTCGCCTTCGCCGCCGGCGCCCGCACCCCGCTCGGCTTCGGCGCGCTCGACACCGCCGGCCACGTGCCGGAGCCGCGGCGGGCGGAGCTGTGGATCACGTGCCGCATGACCCACGTCTTCGCCCTCGGCGCGTTGCGCGGCCGGCCCGGCTGCGCAGCGCTCGCCGACCACGGGGTCGCCGCACTAACCACCACCTTCGCCGACGCCGAGCACGGCGGCTGGTTCACCGCCGTCGAGCAGGCCGACGGCGGGACGCACCTGTCCGACGGCGGCCCCCACCCGGGCACCACCGTGCATCCGGCGCCGGGCGACGGCGAGCGCAAGGCCGCCTACCCGCACGCCTTCGTGCTGCTCGCCGCGGCCTCGGCGACCGCGGCAAGCCGCCCCGGCGCGGCGGCCCTCCTCGACCAGGCATGCGCCGTCCAGGACGCCCACTTCTGGGCGGAGGACGAGGGCATGGTGCGGGAGAGCTGGGACCGCGCCTTCGCCGTCGAGGAGGCGTACCGCGGGGTCAACGCCAACATGCACACGGTCGAGGCCTACCTCGCGGCCGCGGATATCACCGGCGAGGACCGCTGGCTCGACCGGGCGCTGCGCATCACCCGCCGCGTGGTCGACGGGTTCGCCCGCGCTCACGCCTGGCGCCTGCCCGAGCACTTCACCCCCGCGTGGGAGCCGACGCTCGACCACCACCGCGACGACCCCGCCCACCCCTTCCGCCCCTACGGCGCCACGATCGGCCACTGGCTCGAGTGGGCCCGGCTCACCCTGCACCTGCGCGCCGCGCTGACCGCCCGCCACCGCCCCACCGAGGCCTGGATGCTGGAGGCGCCGCGCGCGCTGTTCGCCGCCGCCACCGCCGAGGGCTGGGCCGCCGACGGTGCCGCGGGGTTCGTCTACACGGTCGACTTCGACGGCGCCCCGGTGGTGCGCCAGCGCATGCACTGGGTGGTGTGCGAGGCGATCGGTGCGGCCGCCGCACTGCACACGGCCACCGGCGAGGCCGACTACGCCCTCTGGTACGCCACCTGGTGGGACTACGCCCGCCGCCACCTCATTGAGGCACCGGGCCGCTGGCACCACGAGCTCGCGCCGGACAACACCCCCGCCGCGGGCACCTGGGCTGGGCGCCCCGACGTCTACCACGCCTACCAGGCCACGTTGGTGCCGCGGCTGCCCCTCGCACCGGCCCTCGCCCCGGCCGTGGCGGCGGGCCTGCTGGCCTAG
- a CDS encoding winged helix DNA-binding domain-containing protein, producing MAADGPVLGRRALGRATLDRQGLLARTHTSVPDLLERLVGLQGQVPGVPYTALWSRLADFDPATLSAAMADRSVVRAPLMRTTLHTVTARDALALQPLMAPVLARTFASTSWGKRLRGVDLGEAFAVARELVAERPRTRAELGGLLGARFPDLDGTSLGWAFGYLEPVVQATPRGLWRRSGPPAFTTMAAWLGAAPSAMAVSELVRRYLAGFGPASVRDAQAWCGLTRLREVTDTIDLRRYRAEDGTELLDLPDAAVPDPDVPAPVRFLPEYDNALLGYADRSRMGVGPLVVGPPTHGPGGALGTVLVDGVVAATWMLRHDDGARLTVTPSGPLGAGARDAVDAEAAAVARFLTTGEEATVVVDDPA from the coding sequence ATGGCAGCCGACGGGCCGGTGCTCGGGCGCAGGGCGCTGGGCCGCGCCACGCTCGACCGCCAGGGCCTCCTCGCCCGCACGCACACGAGCGTGCCCGACCTCCTCGAGCGCCTCGTCGGGCTGCAGGGCCAGGTGCCCGGTGTGCCGTATACCGCCCTGTGGAGCAGGCTGGCGGACTTCGACCCGGCCACGCTCTCCGCCGCGATGGCCGACCGGTCGGTGGTCCGGGCACCGCTCATGCGCACCACCTTGCACACGGTGACGGCCCGCGACGCGCTGGCACTTCAGCCGCTCATGGCCCCGGTGCTGGCCCGGACGTTCGCGAGCACGTCGTGGGGCAAGCGGTTGCGCGGGGTCGACCTGGGCGAGGCGTTCGCCGTCGCCCGGGAGCTGGTGGCGGAGCGACCCCGCACCCGCGCCGAGCTGGGCGGCCTGCTGGGCGCGCGCTTCCCGGACCTGGACGGCACCTCGCTGGGGTGGGCGTTCGGGTACCTCGAGCCGGTGGTGCAGGCGACGCCGCGAGGACTGTGGCGGCGCAGCGGCCCGCCGGCGTTCACCACAATGGCGGCCTGGCTGGGCGCGGCGCCGTCGGCCATGGCGGTCTCGGAGCTGGTGCGGCGCTACCTGGCCGGGTTCGGCCCCGCCAGCGTGCGGGACGCGCAGGCCTGGTGCGGGCTCACCCGGCTGCGTGAGGTCACCGACACCATCGACCTGCGCCGCTATCGCGCCGAGGACGGCACCGAGCTGCTCGACCTGCCGGACGCGGCGGTCCCCGACCCGGACGTGCCCGCCCCCGTGCGGTTTCTCCCTGAGTACGACAACGCCCTGCTCGGCTACGCCGACCGTTCGCGGATGGGGGTCGGCCCCCTGGTGGTGGGCCCGCCCACGCACGGGCCGGGCGGTGCCCTCGGCACGGTCCTGGTCGACGGCGTGGTGGCGGCCACGTGGATGCTGCGCCACGACGACGGCGCGCGGCTGACCGTGACGCCGTCCGGCCCGCTCGGCGCGGGCGCGCGTGACGCCGTCGATGCGGAGGCGGCGGCGGTGGCGCGGTTCCTCACGACCGGGGAGGAGGCCACGGTCGTGGTGGACGACCCCGCCTAG
- a CDS encoding alpha/beta fold hydrolase: MAVVEEGTLRGGLPYLRLGRGPVLVDLPGLEPRHANPTGPSRTLQLRQLAPLAEHFEVWVVRRPPGLRAGATMVDLAAMHAEAMVDRFGGPVRVLGTSTGASIALQLAVDHPATVRRLVLLAGACRLSETGRAAQRRMATRTVMGDHRRAWAATAPVLTPNPAGVAALAAVMWLTGPVMAPDDPADMLRMIEAEDAFDVTARLHLVRAPTLVIGGARDGYYGAELFRRTAAGIRGARLVLHPRLGHAGVAMSRRALQIADQFLRED; encoded by the coding sequence ATGGCCGTCGTCGAGGAAGGCACGCTGCGTGGTGGGCTGCCCTATCTGCGGCTCGGACGCGGCCCGGTCCTCGTGGACCTGCCGGGCCTGGAGCCGCGGCACGCCAACCCGACGGGCCCGTCCCGCACGCTGCAGCTGCGCCAGCTGGCTCCGCTGGCCGAGCACTTCGAGGTGTGGGTGGTGCGCCGCCCGCCCGGGCTGCGCGCTGGGGCCACCATGGTCGACCTCGCCGCGATGCACGCCGAGGCGATGGTGGACCGGTTCGGCGGGCCCGTCAGGGTGCTCGGCACGTCCACCGGAGCCTCGATCGCGCTGCAGCTGGCAGTCGACCACCCGGCGACCGTGCGCCGGTTGGTGCTGCTCGCCGGCGCGTGCCGGCTCTCGGAGACCGGCCGGGCCGCCCAGCGCCGGATGGCCACCCGCACGGTGATGGGGGACCATCGCCGCGCCTGGGCGGCGACGGCGCCCGTGCTCACCCCGAACCCGGCCGGCGTGGCCGCGTTGGCGGCGGTGATGTGGCTGACCGGGCCGGTCATGGCACCGGACGACCCCGCAGACATGCTGCGCATGATCGAGGCAGAGGACGCCTTCGACGTCACCGCCCGCCTACACCTGGTGCGGGCCCCGACGCTCGTGATCGGCGGGGCACGGGACGGGTACTACGGCGCCGAGCTGTTCCGGCGCACCGCCGCCGGGATCCGGGGTGCCCGGCTGGTGCTGCACCCGCGCCTCGGGCACGCGGGCGTAGCCATGAGCCGCCGGGCGCTGCAGATCGCCGACCAGTTCCTGCGTGAGGACTAG
- a CDS encoding NAD(P)H-quinone oxidoreductase, whose amino-acid sequence MRAITVTADQDLALTNVPDPEPGPGEVLVEVAAAGVNRADVLQRAGNYPVPPGASEILGLEVSGTIAALGEGVTGWQVGDEVAALLAGGGYAELVAVPAGQLLPVPGSVSLVDAAALPEAVCTAWDNLVRAGELGAGETVLVHGGSGGVGSAAIQLAVAVGARVLTTAGGADRAARCRELGADVAIDYKDEDVVEAVRAATDGRGADVILDVLGAGGLPGNVEMLAPWGRLVIIGTQKGRRGELDLGKLLSKQGTIRATLLRPRPLEQKATLVADVRERVWPMLDDGRLRPVIADRLPLAEADRAHVLLDSGRAFGKILLVA is encoded by the coding sequence ATGCGTGCCATCACCGTGACCGCCGACCAGGACCTTGCGCTGACGAACGTCCCCGACCCCGAGCCCGGCCCCGGCGAGGTGCTTGTCGAGGTTGCCGCGGCGGGGGTGAACCGTGCGGACGTGCTGCAGCGTGCGGGGAACTACCCGGTGCCGCCAGGCGCCAGCGAGATTCTCGGCCTGGAGGTCTCCGGCACGATCGCCGCGCTGGGCGAGGGCGTGACCGGCTGGCAGGTGGGCGACGAGGTGGCCGCGCTGCTGGCTGGCGGCGGCTACGCCGAGCTCGTGGCCGTGCCGGCGGGTCAGCTGCTGCCAGTGCCCGGGTCCGTCAGCCTGGTCGACGCCGCCGCACTGCCGGAGGCCGTGTGTACCGCGTGGGACAACCTGGTGCGCGCCGGCGAGCTCGGCGCCGGAGAGACGGTCCTCGTCCACGGCGGCTCGGGCGGGGTGGGCTCGGCCGCGATCCAGCTCGCCGTCGCCGTCGGCGCGCGGGTGCTGACGACGGCGGGCGGCGCGGACCGGGCGGCGCGGTGCCGCGAGCTCGGCGCCGACGTCGCCATCGACTACAAGGATGAGGACGTCGTCGAGGCAGTGCGCGCGGCGACCGACGGCCGCGGGGCGGATGTGATCCTCGACGTCCTGGGCGCGGGCGGACTGCCGGGCAACGTGGAGATGCTCGCCCCCTGGGGCCGCCTGGTGATCATCGGCACCCAGAAGGGCCGAAGGGGCGAGCTGGATCTCGGCAAGCTGCTGAGCAAGCAGGGGACGATTCGCGCCACGCTCCTGCGCCCACGGCCGCTCGAGCAGAAGGCGACCCTCGTCGCCGACGTCCGCGAGCGCGTGTGGCCGATGCTCGACGACGGCCGGCTGCGGCCCGTGATCGCCGACAGGTTGCCGCTGGCCGAGGCGGACCGGGCGCATGTGCTGCTGGACTCCGGGAGGGCCTTCGGCAAGATCCTCTTGGTGGCCTGA
- a CDS encoding VOC family protein: protein MLSTYSAMPTLGVKDLAAARSFYGDTLGFSVSRDDEEGVRYRHGTGDFLVYESAYAGTNKATAVSFEVPADEFDSEIGALRDKGVEFQTFDMDGVEWSDGVATISGMRGVWFADPSGNLISVATPMG, encoded by the coding sequence ATGCTCTCCACCTACAGCGCGATGCCGACCCTCGGCGTCAAGGACCTCGCCGCAGCCCGGTCCTTCTACGGGGACACACTCGGCTTCAGCGTCTCCAGGGACGACGAGGAAGGCGTTCGGTACCGCCACGGCACGGGCGACTTCCTCGTGTACGAGTCGGCCTACGCGGGGACCAACAAGGCGACCGCCGTGTCGTTCGAGGTACCGGCCGATGAGTTCGACTCGGAGATCGGCGCGCTGCGCGACAAGGGTGTCGAGTTCCAGACCTTCGACATGGACGGCGTCGAGTGGTCCGACGGCGTTGCCACGATCTCCGGGATGCGTGGGGTGTGGTTCGCGGACCCGAGCGGCAACCTCATCAGCGTCGCCACGCCGATGGGCTGA
- a CDS encoding alpha/beta fold hydrolase, with the protein MNNTTTPTTYVLVPGFWLGAWVWRPVADSLSERGHVVHAVDLSGMGERAHLSSPTTDLTTHIDEVVDLLEQQNLHDVVLVGHSYGALVTTGAADRVPERVARLVYVDSGPLPNGMAQADFEGPDARAANDDLVMTHGQGWKLPPPPWAALAAEVPGVDDTAVAALVEGSQPQPWLTATQSVALTGAWQRLPRTGVLCSFSLAQLQQMAPHAPVFAHMVDGDWTYVELPTWHWPMMSRPAELAKVLESVSR; encoded by the coding sequence ATGAACAACACCACCACCCCCACCACTTACGTCCTCGTCCCCGGCTTCTGGCTCGGCGCCTGGGTCTGGCGCCCTGTCGCAGACTCGCTGAGTGAGCGCGGGCACGTCGTGCACGCCGTCGACCTCTCAGGCATGGGCGAGCGCGCCCACCTCAGCTCGCCGACGACCGACCTGACGACACACATCGACGAGGTCGTGGACCTGCTCGAGCAGCAGAACCTGCATGACGTCGTGCTCGTCGGCCACAGCTACGGCGCCCTCGTGACGACCGGTGCGGCGGACCGCGTACCTGAGCGCGTGGCGCGCCTGGTCTACGTCGACTCGGGGCCCCTGCCGAACGGCATGGCACAGGCCGACTTCGAGGGACCCGACGCGCGCGCGGCCAACGACGATCTGGTCATGACACACGGCCAGGGCTGGAAGCTCCCGCCGCCGCCCTGGGCCGCACTCGCCGCCGAGGTGCCCGGCGTCGACGACACTGCCGTCGCCGCGCTGGTCGAAGGCTCGCAGCCGCAGCCCTGGCTTACCGCCACCCAGTCGGTCGCGCTCACCGGCGCCTGGCAGCGGCTGCCACGGACGGGCGTACTGTGCAGCTTCAGCCTTGCGCAACTGCAGCAGATGGCACCACACGCACCGGTGTTCGCGCACATGGTCGACGGCGACTGGACTTACGTCGAGCTTCCGACGTGGCACTGGCCGATGATGAGCCGACCGGCGGAACTCGCCAAGGTGCTGGAGTCGGTCAGCCGCTAG